The window TACACAAGAGCGCACAAGAATCAACGACGGTCTCTACAACCAGCCGTCAATGACTGGAACCGTGGGTTCCTCGCTCAGACGCTCATACGTCTCCGCCGTCAGAGCACGTGAATGGAAATGCGAGTTCTGTGAGATGGACCTGACTATAGCGATTCAATAGAGCCAGACCATCACTCCCCGAGCGGTCGCGCGACGATCCCCAGGTGGTCCGCGTGGTGGGGCTCGAGACGTTCCTCCTCGAGGATTTCGTACCCCTCGGCGAGTTCCTCGCGGACGTCCGCGAAGACGTCCTCGGGGTCGCGGGTGACGTCCTCGCTGCGGGCCTTCACGGCAAGCAGGAGCCGCCCGTCGTCGGCGAGGAACCGCCGGTTCTCGAGGGCGACCCGGGCCTGTCCGCGGGTCGCAACGTCCTGGACGACGGCGTCGACGTCGGCTTCGACGACGTGGGCGTAGGTCTCGGGCTTTCGCGCGTCGGCAAGCAGCGGGAACAGCCGCGGCCGGGACTCGGCGGCCGACAGCAGGTCCCGCGCCGGGCGTGCGGCGAACTCGACGGCGTAGGTCGGCCCCGCGAAGTCCGCGACGTGGCTCACCGTCGTCCCGCTCGCGGCGCCCAGGTAGAGGACCGTCTCGTCGTCGCCGCCGGCGAGGTCGACGTCCATCCCGAGTTCGAGCATCGCGCCGAGTTTCGACCGGTCGGGGTTCCAGGCGCGCCACTCCCGATCGGTCGGCTCGCCGTAGACGGGTTCGCCGCGGGTGGCGAGCCGTTCCGCGCCGTCGAACCGGCGGCGCTCGACGCCGTCCGGCAGGGCGTCAGTCATCGCCCTCACCTCCCGTCGACGCGTCGTCGCCGTCCGCTCGCGCCCGGATCGTGTCGATTCGCTCCTC of the Halobiforma lacisalsi AJ5 genome contains:
- a CDS encoding fibrillarin-like rRNA/tRNA 2'-O-methyltransferase, whose product is MTDALPDGVERRRFDGAERLATRGEPVYGEPTDREWRAWNPDRSKLGAMLELGMDVDLAGGDDETVLYLGAASGTTVSHVADFAGPTYAVEFAARPARDLLSAAESRPRLFPLLADARKPETYAHVVEADVDAVVQDVATRGQARVALENRRFLADDGRLLLAVKARSEDVTRDPEDVFADVREELAEGYEILEEERLEPHHADHLGIVARPLGE